A region from the Drosophila ananassae strain 14024-0371.13 chromosome 2L, ASM1763931v2, whole genome shotgun sequence genome encodes:
- the LOC6500796 gene encoding outer dynein arm-docking complex subunit 1 gives MDDTEKFDKTHFFESFLAKHKDLGRRQREYKKILGTKLVTRSQLITETSYQTSNNQLMEEKDELRAQIWVASSASYRKEDQRHLDNIRCHVECQENLATDINALKNSIINMEREIGRLSKQIYHLNQNTVPDERYTVHVGEVRKKLSILEDALETGVRHECAMASANANLRQQLIWILNQRTFFNDSYTKMVQKLNSDKKYMKDMVDYAVTTFDNCIDVYEKLDKLAKHTKKEKDQRRLEAQGLMRKLSADEDINTFFNCKAKPRELADLQPKEYERRDKFRTMHRKKINLYTSVLKKLLHFTNSLKMDEVIAKFQNQESLYYSFFNYSTEMSYHITMLNNSVNRLMADIEALRQDNKDTLQDQLEKIESLEAQVAAKEESNSVLSSLREKNDTQLENLLHGIEAVCQICAIDVTPFNDLLGDHTHVNLVNLQRFLKALETRIQHVVASVYVEDRRTGDPIRFVVREVSKPCEELTRLSDIVMTQQCPECAETEAYNIDEGGELSYPHTIKEAKRKLYEKVTQPEIQYRLHSISQCRLPRSRLLAAKRSI, from the coding sequence ATGGATGACACCGAAAAGTTTGACAAAACTCACTTCTTCGAAAGCTTCCTCGCGAAGCACAAGGATCTGGGCAGACGGCAGCGGGAGTACAAGAAGATCCTCGGCACCAAGCTAGTAACGCGCTCGCAGCTGATCACGGAGACCAGCTATCAGACCTCCAATAACCAGCTGATGGAGGAGAAGGACGAACTGAGGGCTCAGATCTGGGTGGCCAGTAGCGCATCGTACCGGAAGGAGGACCAGCGCCACCTGGACAACATTCGGTGCCATGTGGAGTGCCAGGAGAATCTCGCCACGGACATCAACGCCCTGAAGAATTCCATTATCAATATGGAGCGCGAGATCGGGAGGCTGTCCAAGCAGATCTACCACTTGAACCAGAACACCGTACCCGACGAAAGGTACACGGTGCATGTGGGGGAGGTGCGAAAGAAGCTGAGCATTCTGGAGGACGCCCTCGAGACGGGAGTGCGCCACGAGTGTGCCATGGCGTCGGCGAACGCCAATCTGAGGCAGCAGCTCATCTGGATCCTCAACCAGCGCACCTTCTTCAATGATTCCTACACCAAAATGGTTCAGAAGCTGAACAGCGACAAGAAGTATATGAAGGATATGGTCGACTACGCGGTGACGACTTTCGACAACTGCATCGATGTCTACGAGAAGTTGGACAAACTGGCGAAGCACACCAAGAAGGAGAAGGATCAACGCCGCCTGGAGGCCCAGGGGCTGATGCGGAAATTGTCTGCCGACGAAGACATCAATACTTTCTTTAACTGCAAGGCTAAGCCACGGGAACTGGCGGACCTCCAGCCGAAGGAGTACGAGCGGCGGGACAAGTTCCGGACAATGCACCGCAAGAAGATCAATCTGTACACCTCTGTGCTGAAGAAGTTGCTCCACTTCACCAACTCCCTCAAAATGGATGAGGTTATTGCCAAGTTCCAAAACCAGGAGAGCCTCTACTATTCCTTCTTCAACTACTCCACCGAGATGAGCTACCACATAACGATGCTGAACAACTCCGTGAATCGCCTCATGGCGGACATTGAAGCTCTTCGCCAGGATAACAAAGACACATTGCAGGATCAGCTGGAAAAGATCGAGAGCTTGGAGGCCCAGGTGGCGGCCAAAGAGGAATCAAACTCGGTCCTTAGTAGCTTGAGAGAAAAGAACGACACACAGCTGGAAAATCTTCTCCATGGCATAGAGGCAGTCTGCCAGATTTGCGCCATCGACGTCACTCCCTTTAATGACTTGCTGGGCGACCACACTCACGTCAATCTAGTGAATCTTCAGCGCTTCCTGAAGGCTCTGGAGACCCGGATCCAGCACGTGGTGGCGAGTGTTTATGTGGAGGACCGTAGGACCGGAGATCCCATCAGATTCGTAGTGCGGGAGGTCAGCAAGCCTTGCGAAGAACTCACCCGCCTGTCGGACATAGTTATGACCCAGCAGTGTCCCGAGTGCGCCGAGACGGAAGCCTATAATATCGACGAGGGCGGCGAGCTCTCCTACCCACACACCATCAAGGAGGCCAAGAGGAAGCTGTACGAGAAGGTCACCCAGCCAGAGATCCAGTACCGTCTCCACAGCATCAGTCAGTGCCGCCTGCCCCGGTCGCGTCTTCTGGCCGCCAAAAGGAGCATTTAA
- the LOC6500791 gene encoding ETS-like protein pointed isoform X3 yields the protein MPPSAFLGNATIISAANALDSHKEQQQLLHHQQQQQHFATTISSSNNNCHTAPNFNYKQAASNNMVLQSYENYPSYHLAQHHHHHHPHTHHLHPHQQLAQQPLMQHHSLQQQQPHLPQLQQQQQPQQSQQHHQQHYGSPQQHHRLSGGSTGSTSNTTSSGSSSSGSSSSGFGGAAAGAGTGTGAGSASSSLVGALSSSTAASLGLGYFNDMAPFVGGDGNAYYTDSDVNFFSSGYSSNTHDRTNNSPPPQQSQQQQQQQQQPTVNGNNNNNNSGGNNNSSNNNNTNNSMLPPAVQQNSNNNSNENNTSSNVNSNSHNSGSNNSNAGSNNNNNNNNNNNNINYMAAMAAIYQHQLKEEPGTGQNGGSGSYGGSQNDPTDLSSYGLPSHLAAYTSGAGGGGSSVGGGNDDSDYHSTMSGQEHQSQASSGGNGPGSGGNGSSGNSNGYGMDSSSEFYSAYGRGRFHDGYPPEFSPYDSQSFQSMGVQPTAMDQWGAAHAHQHPAYMSTLGLDKGLLGGYTTQGGVPCFTGSGPIQLWQFLLELLLDKTCQSFISWTGDGWEFKLTDPDEVARRWGIRKNKPKMNYEKLSRGLRYYYDKNIIHKTAGKRYVYRFVCDLQNLVGHTPEELVAKYDLKIEKKDVD from the exons ATGCCGCCCTCTGCGTTTTTAGGGAATGCCACCATAATCAGTGCCGCCAACGCCTTGGACAGCCacaaggagcagcagcagctcctccatcaccaacagcaacagcaacacttTGCCACcaccatcagcagcagcaacaacaattgcCACACGGCTCCCAACTTTAACTACAAACAGGCCGCCAGCAACAACATGGTCCTGCAAAGCTACGAGAACTATCCGAGCTATCACCTGGCTCAGCATCATCATCACCATCATCCGCACACGCACCACCTGCATCCTCACCAGCAACTGGCGCAGCAGCCGCTAATGCAGCACCATTcgctgcaacagcagcagccacatcTTCcacaactgcaacagcaacagcagccgcagcagtcGCAGCAACATCACCAGCAACATTACGGATCCCCACAGCAGCACCATCGATTGTCCGGCGGCAGTACGGGCAGCACCTCCAACACCACCTCCTCCGGCTCCAGTTCGAGtggctcctcctccagcggattcggaggagcagcagcaggagctggAACAGGGACCGGTGCAGGATCAGCTAGCAGCAGTCTGGTGGGAGCTCTGAGCAGCTCCACGGCTGCCTCGCTGGGACTGGGGTACTTCAACGACATGGCGCCCTTTGTGGGCGGTGATGGAAATGCCTACTACACGGACTCGGATGTCAACTTCTTCAGTTCAG GCTACAGCAGCAACACTCATGATCGCACCAACAACAGCCCGCCCCCGCAGCaatcgcagcagcagcagcaacagcagcagcagccgacTGTcaatggcaacaacaacaacaacaacagtggcggcaacaacaatagcagcaacaacaacaataccaACAACTCCATGCTACCGCCCGCTGTACAAcaaaatagcaacaacaacagcaacgaaaacaacaccagcagcaacgtcaacagcaacagccacaACAGTGGCAGCAACAACTCCAATGcgggcagcaacaacaacaacaacaataataacaacaacaataacatcAACTACATGGCCGCCATGGCGGCAATCTACCAACACCAGCTGAAGGAGGAGCCGGGAACCGGCCAGAACGGTGGCAGCGGGTCCTACGGTGGCAGCCAGAACGATCCCACGGATCTCAGCAGCTACGGGCTGCCCAGCCACCTGGCCGCCTACACAAGTGGGGCGGGAGGCGGTGGCAGCTCGGTGGGAGGCGGCAACGATGACAGCGACTACCACAGCACCATGTCGGGGCAGGAGCACCAGAGCCAGGCCTCGAGCGGAGGCAACGGACCgggcagtggcggcaacggCAGCTccggcaacagcaacggcTACGGCATGGACAGCAGCTCCGAGTTCTACAGCGCCTACGGTCGGGGGCGCTTCCACGACGGCTATCCGCCGGAGTTCTCGCCCTACGACTCCCAGTCCTTCCAGTCGATGGGCGTCCAGCCCACAGCCATGGACCAGTGGGGAGCAGCCCACGCCCACCAGCACCCGGCGTACATGAGCACCCTGGGGCTGGACAAGGGCCTGCTAGGAGGCTACACGACGCAGGGCGGAGTGCCGTGCTTCACGGGCTCCGGTCCCATCCAGCTGTGGCAGTTCCTGCTGGAGCTGCTCCTGGACAAGACGTGCCAGAGCTTCATCTCCTGGACGGGCGACGGTTGGGAGTTCAAGCTCACAGATCCGGACGAG GTGGCTCGTCGCTGGGGCATCCGGAAGAACAAGCCCAAGATGAACTACGAGAAGCTGAGTCGGGGTCTGCGCTACTACTACGACAAAAACATCATCCACAAGACGGCTGGAAAACGCTACGTCTACCGCTTCGTCTGTGATCTCCAGAATCTAGTTGG GCACACGCCGGAAGAACTAGTGGCCAAATATGATCTTAAGATTGAGAAGAAGGACGTGGACTAA
- the LOC6500794 gene encoding uncharacterized protein LOC6500794, producing MDDEIEKFDKYPFLESCLLKHKELGKRQRAYVNIVCTKLQSRNNAIVDASYLRSIEQLKEEKDELKANIFVADSVSYRKINNRFLAQIRCHVECQENLYDDIQFMKTSITNMEVQIGRMARLLYSLNMKTIPDDRHIAYVQKQRKRMEILNNNLEVGIRQEGAFTAMNARLREKLICILNIRAFFNQSFSKLVKKLNSDKKYMLDLIEYALTTFDGCIEVYEKFDMLRRRNAREGLNARLEMQGVHRNMAADMDTSTFIACKGKGRELADLQPKEYKRREKFREKNRKKVDLYSSIIRKIKQFTNSKKVDEVIEKFNDQESLYYSYFNYNNEMSYHVTLLNNSVNRLYKDIVDLRSEKNDTLQSQLDEIASLEGEVRDQEEENMGIQTIRRQNDSSMEGLLQGVENICDMCRVDRGPLAPMLGSHAHVNLVNLQRFLKLLESRVYHLVASVYTKERESKNPAHTYVVREVFKTCDHLTPLDDIMITQQCAECAETDAQNIDEGGDISYPHTIKEAKKKLYEKITQPEIQYRLHSISQCRLPHSRLLSNKRNA from the coding sequence ATGGATGATGAAATCGAAAAGTTCGACAAGTATCCCTTCCTGGAGAGTTGCCTGCTGAAGCACAAGGAGCTGGGAAAGAGGCAGCGGGCTTACGTGAATATCGTGTGCACCAAGTTGCAGTCCCGGAACAATGCCATCGTCGATGCCAGCTATTTGAGATCGATCGAGCAGCTGAAGGAGGAGAAGGACGAGCTGAAGGCCAATATCTTCGTGGCCGACAGTGTTTCGTATAGGAAGATCAATAACCGTTTTCTGGCCCAGATTCGTTGTCACGTTGAGTGCCAGGAGAACCTCTACGATGATATTCAGTTCATGAAGACATCAATCACCAACATGGAGGTACAGATCGGCCGCATGGCCCGTCTGTTGTATAGCCTGAATATGAAGACCATACCCGACGACCGGCATATTGCCTATGTTCAGAAGCAGCGAAAGCGGATGGAGATCCTGAACAACAACCTGGAGGTGGGAATACGCCAGGAGGGCGCCTTCACGGCTATGAATGCCAGGCTGAGGGAGAAGCTGATCTGCATCCTCAATATCCGAGCCTTCTTCAACCAATCCTTCAGTAAGCTGGTCAAGAAGCTGAACAGCGACAAGAAGTACATGCTCGACCTGATCGAATACGCCCTCACCACGTTCGACGGCTGCATCGAGGTCTATGAGAAGTTCGACATGTTGCGAAGGAGGAATGCCCGGGAGGGGCTGAACGCCCGCCTGGAGATGCAGGGGGTGCACCGCAACATGGCAGCCGACATGGACACATCGACCTTCATTGCGTGCAAGGGCAAGGGCCGGGAACTGGCCGATCTCCAGCCCAAGGAGTACAAGCGGCGGGAGAAGTTCCGGGAGAAGAACCGCAAGAAGGTCGATCTGTACAGCTCCATTATTCGGAAGATCAAGCAGTTCACAAACTCCAAGAAGGTCGACGAGGTCATCGAAAAGTTCAACGACCAGGAGAGCCTCTACTACTCCTACTTCAACTACAACAACGAGATGAGCTACCACGTGACTTTGCTCAACAACTCCGTCAATCGCCTCTACAAGGACATAGTCGATCTTAGAAGTGAGAAGAACGACACGCTCCAAAGCCAGCTGGATGAGATCGCCAGCCTGGAGGGCGAGGTGCGCGATCAGGAGGAGGAAAACATGGGCATCCAGACGATCCGGCGCCAGAACGACAGCAGCATGGAGGGTCTGCTTCAGGGCGTGGAGAACATATGCGACATGTGCCGGGTGGACCGCGGTCCCCTGGCCCCAATGCTGGGCAGCCACGCCCACGTCAACCTGGTCAACCTTCAGCGCTTCCTGAAGCTGCTAGAGTCGCGGGTCTACCATCTGGTGGCCAGTGTCTACACCAAAGAGCGAGAATCGAAGAACCCGGCCCACACGTACGTGGTCAGGGAGGTGTTCAAGACGTGCGACCACCTCACCCCTCTGGACGACATAATGATCACCCAACAGTGCGCGGAGTGCGCCGAAACGGACGCCCAGAACATAGACGAGGGCGGCGACATCTCTTACCCACACACCATAAAGGAGGCCAAGAAGAAGCTCTACGAGAAGATCACCCAACCGGAGATCCAGTACCGTCTCCACAGCATCAGCCAGTGCCGACTGCCCCACTCGCGTCTGCTGTCCAACAAGCGCAACGCCTAA
- the LOC6500793 gene encoding glutamate dehydrogenase, mitochondrial, with protein MLRHLTKNAMGMRARSCVSMITRSEHQMPEYLKKVETDTDPEFSSMVLYYYHKAAQAMEPELIKSMDKYTHMKPEERKARVSAILNLIGSVSTSVEVNFPIIRQDGNYEIVTGYRAHHVRHRLPLKGGIRYAMDVDENEVKALAAIMTFKCACVNLPYGGSKGGIRMDPKKYTVAELQTITRRYTMELLKRNMIGPGIDVPAPDVNTGPREMSWIVDQYSKTFGYKDINALAIVTGKPVHVGGINGRHSATGRGVWKSGDLFIQDKEWMDLIGFKTGWKDKRCIVQGFGNVGSFAAKFIHEVGAKVIGIKEFDVSIKNDEGIDIEDLFEYVAEKKSIKGYPKAEETSDELLTADCDILLPCATQKVLTTENAGDVKAKLILEGANGPTTPSAEKVLLEKGALLVPDLYCNAGGVTVSYFEYLKNINHVSYGKMNSKTTSELIKETLNSINQSLNECGDGEFPEIKPNKKLKKMRECTTEADIVDAALQTVMESAALGIKQVANKFVLCNDLRKAAYIWSTFKIFNALESSGISQQ; from the exons ATGTTGAGGCATCTGACGAAGAATGCCATGGGAATGCGAGCCCGTTCCTGTGTCTCCATGATTACCAGATCGGAGCACCAAATGCCCGAATATCTCAAGAAGGTGGAAACGGACACTGACCCAGAGTTCTCATCCATGGTGCTCTACTACTACCACAAGGCTGCCCAGGCCATGGAGCCGGAGCTGATCAAGAGCATGGACAAGTACACTCACATGAAGCCGGAGGAGCGTAAGGCTCGGGTTAGTGCGATTCTTAATCTCATAGGAAGTGTCTCCACCTCGGTGGAGGTCAACTTTCCCATCATTCGCCAGGATGGCAACTATGAGATCGTTACTGGCTACCGAGCTCACCACGTCCGTCACCGGCTACCTCTCAAAGGCG GTATTCGCTATGCCATGGATGTGGACGAGAATGAGGTGAAGGCCCTGGCCGCGATTATGACCTTCAAGTGCGCTTGCGTCAACCTCCCCTACGGCGGATCCAAGGGTGGGATCCGCATGGACCCCAAGAAGTACACCGTAGCCGAGCTTCAGACCATCACTCGTCGCTACACGATGGAACTCCTCAAGCGCAATATGATCGGGCCGGGCATCGATGTGCCGGCTCCGGATGTTAACACCGGACCCCGGGAAATGAGCTGGATCGTCGATCAGTACTCCAAAACCTTCGGCTACAAGGACATCAATGCATTGGCCATTGTTACTGGGAAACCGGTCCACGTGGGCGGGATAAATGGTCGCCATTCGGCCACTGGCAGGGGCGTTTGGAAGTCCGGTGATCTCTTTATTCAGGACAAGGAGTGGATGGATTTGATTGGGTTTAAGACAGGGTGGAAGGACAAGCGATGCATTGTCCAGGGATTCGGAAATGTGGGGTCCTTCGCGGCCAAGTTTATCCACGAAGTGGGTGCCAAGGTGATTGGGATTAAGGAGTTTGATGTGTCGATTAAAAATGACGAAGGAATTGACATTGAA GACCTCTTTGAGTATGTTGCTGAGAAGAAGTCCATTAAGGGGTATCCAAAAGCCGAAGAGACCAGCGATGAATTATTGACTGCCGACTGCGACATCCTCCTACCCTGTGCCACCCAGAAAGTACTCACCACGGAGAATGCCGGGGACGTCAAGGCCAAGCTGATCCTGGAAGGGGCCAACGGACCAACGACACCATCCGCGGAAAAGGTCCTGCTGGAAAAGGGAGCACTTCTGGTGCCCGACCTCTACTGCAATGCGGGCGGGGTAACAGTGTCATACTTCGAATACCTGAAGAACATCAACCATGTGTCCTACGGAAAGATGAACTCCAAGACTACCTCGGAGCTTATTAAGGAAACTCTCAACTCTATCAATCAGTCGCTCAATGAGTGTGGCGATGGGGAATTC CCCGAGATCAAACCCAACAAGAAGCTGAAGAAGATGCGCGAGTGCACCACAGAGGCGGATATTGTGGATGCGGCTCTCCAAACCGTAATGGAATCGGCGGCCCTCGGAATCAAGCAGGTGGCCAACAAGTTCGTCCTCTGCAACGATCTGAGAAAGGCAGCCTACATCTGGTCGACCTTTAAAATCTTTAACGCGTTAGAAAGCTCTGGTATTTCGCAGCAATAA
- the LOC6500795 gene encoding outer dynein arm protein 1 translates to MDDDIQKFPKHDFLESYMVRTKELAKRQREYRNLLFGKLKTRKEQIVEASYKHSINQLDEEKNELRAQIWVASGKPYKEQNQRFLNLIRCHVECQENLADDISALKTSITNMELQIGRMNKQLYSLNLQTVPDERHIAEVQHKRKRMNILENNLEVGFRMEGAFTAHNASLREQLIFILNTRSFFNDSYTKMVKRLDNERKYLIDLIEYAVSTYDNCIEVFEKNELLAKRDRREGDLRKVEMQGLVRRIAANTENAAFFECKAKPRVLADLQPKEYRRREKFRSEHRKKVNLYDSVLKKIKAFTASRNVAEVIEKFNEQESLYYSYFNYNNEMSYHVTLLNNSVNHLFRDIISLRNENVNTLQWQIEEIARLEGLVAAKQESNTTLVELRDNNEALLESLLQGVETICKICNLDKSPFKPLLGDHNHVKLVNLQRFLKALETRVYDVLACVYAQERHDKDVKQFDYVVSNAEKTCEAMTHLDDIVLTQQCPECAETDAQNIEEGGDLSYPHSVKDSKKKLYEKITQPEIQYRLHSISQCRLPRSRLLAARRNM, encoded by the coding sequence ATGGACGATGACATACAAAAGTTTCCCAAACATGATTTCCTCGAAAGTTACATGGTCAGGACCAAAGAGCTCGCCAAGAGGCAGCGTGAGTATCGGAATCTGCTGTTCGGAAAGTTGAAGACTCGCAAGGAGCAAATCGTGGAAGCCAGTTACAAGCATTCCATTAATCAGCTGGACGAGGAAAAGAACGAGTTGAGGGCCCAGATCTGGGTGGCCAGCGGCAAGCCCTACAAAGAGCAAAACCAGCGCTTCCTGAACCTCATTCGCTGCCATGTCGAGTGCCAGGAGAACCTCGCCGACGACATCAGTGCGCTGAAGACCTCCATTACCAATATGGAGCTACAGATCGGTCGTATGAACAAGCAGTTGTACAGTCTCAACCTGCAGACAGTCCCTGACGAAAGGCACATTGCGGAGGTCCAGCACAAGCGGAAGAGAATGAATATTCTGGAGAACAATCTGGAAGTGGGGTTTCGCATGGAGGGCGCCTTCACGGCACATAACGCATCGCTGCGGGAGCAGCTCATCTTTATTTTGAACACACGCTCCTTCTTCAACGATTCGTATACCAAGATGGTCAAGCGGCTGGACAACGAAAGGAAGTATCTCATCGACCTGATCGAGTACGCGGTGTCCACCTACGACAACTGCATCGAGGTGTTCGAGAAGAACGAGCTGCTGGCCAAGCGAGACAGGCGGGAGGGAGATCTCCGCAAGGTGGAGATGCAGGGTCTGGTCCGAAGAATCGCTGCCAACACCGAAAATGCCGCTTTTTTCGAGTGCAAGGCCAAGCCCAGAGTGCTGGCCGATCTCCAGCCCAAGGAGTACAGGCGCAGGGAGAAGTTTCGGTCGGAGCACCGCAAGAAGGTTAACCTCTACGACTCTGTTCTGAAGAAGATCAAGGCTTTCACGGCGTCCCGTAACGTGGCCGAGGTCATTGAAAAGTTCAACGAGCAGGAGAGCCTCTACTACTCCTACTTCAACTACAACAACGAGATGAGCTACCACGTCACCTTGCTCAACAACTCGGTGAACCATCTCTTCCGGGATATCATCAGCCTGAGGAACGAAAATGTCAACACCCTGCAGTGGCAGATCGAGGAGATAGCCAGGCTGGAGGGCCTGGTGGCCGCCAAGCAGGAGTCCAACACGACGCTGGTGGAACTCCGAGACAACAACGAGGCGCTCCTGGAAAGTCTGTTGCAGGGCGTGGAGACCATATGTAAGATATGCAACTTGGACAAGAGTCCCTTCAAGCCGTTGCTGGGCGACCACAACCACGTCAAACTGGTCAACCTACAGCGCTTCCTGAAGGCGCTCGAAACCCGGGTCTACGATGTGCTGGCCTGCGTATATGCCCAGGAGCGTCATGATAAGGATGTTAAGCAATTCGACTATGTGGTCAGCAACGCCGAGAAGACCTGCGAGGCAATGACCCACTTAGACGACATCGTACTGACCCAGCAGTGTCCGGAGTGCGCCGAGACCGATGCCCAGAACATTGAGGAAGGCGGCGACCTCTCCTACCCGCACTCTGTCAAGGATTCCAAGAAGAAGCTTTACGAGAAGATCACCCAACCGGAGATCCAGTACCGTCTCCACAGCATCAGCCAGTGCCGTCTGCCCCGCTCCCGTCTTCTAGCCGCTAGGCGTAATATGTAG